Genomic window (Hydrogenimonas cancrithermarum):
CTTCTTTGATGGAAGGGCTCCCTACAGGTGCCGCAACGACGATCTTGGCGGCATGTTGGTGTTTGCTGAAAGCGATGGCGGCATGCATCGTCGAACCCATCGCGATGCCGTCATCGACGAGTATGACCGTTCGTCCGGCGAGCGGAGTGATGGACCTGCCGCCACGCAGACGTACGATACGGCGGCGAATTTCCTCCTGCTGGCGGGCGATGATCGATTCGATCAAAACAGGATCGAGCATCTTGGCATAGGCAGGAATCAGGTAGAGCGATCCATCTTCGGCGAGTGCGCCGAAACCGGATTCGGGATTGTCGGGAAACGGAAGTTTGCGGGCGATGAGAATATCGAAGTCGGCATTGAGTGCTTTGGCCACTTCAAAGCCAACCTCGGTCCCACCACGGGGAATCGCAAGAACGAGAGGATGCTCCGCCTTGTAGTGCAGCAGGGCACGTGCCAGGTGCCGCCCTGCATCCTGCCTGTCTCTGAAAACCATCTTCCGCGACTACTTGAACAGAAGTGACCCGATACGGATCATATTCGAGCCGCACTCGATGGCGAGTTCGAAGTCATGGCTCATACCCATCGAACAGATCTCGGCTCCTTCACCTTTGAGTCTATCGAAGATCGCATAGGTCGTTTCGAAACTCTTTCTGATCATCGCTTCGTCCTCGACATGCGCGCCGATCGTCATCACACCACGCAGGTCGATGTTGGGACACTTCTCCTTGATCATCAGGTAGATCTCTTCCGCTTCTTCGGGCATCACACCGGCTTTTGTCTCCTCTTTGGCGCTGTTGATCTGCATCAAACACTCCATCGTGACATCCTGTTCCGCCAGACGTTTCTGCATCGCGGCCGCCAGTTCGAGCGAATCGAGCGACTGCATCATGAAAGGGTTGGCACGAATCAGATGGTTGATCTTGTTTTTCTGTAGACGGCCTATGAAATGCCACTCGATCGGCAGGTCCTCGAGCAGATCGACACGCTCCTGAAGCATCTGCACCTTGTTTTCGCCGAATGCCCGCTGCCCAAGATCGTAGAGCATACGAATCTGTGCCTCGTCGGCGTACTTGCTCACTGCGACCATTTTGACGATGTGGTGCTCACTTCGCCTGATCCGCGCCTCTTCGACTCTCCAGATAAGACGGTCGAGTCTCTCTTGCATCTGTGCTCTATCCATTTGTAATCCTTGTGATGTCGTTGTAAATGGTAAAGGCCATCAGCGTCAGCAGAAGCGCCCACCCTCCAAGCGTAAGTCTGTAGACGACCTCTTCGTTGAGCGGCCTTCGGAAAATCATCTCGTACAGCGTAAAGATGATGTGTCCTCCGTCGAGTGCCGGAATCGGAAGAAGATTCAAAACACCGAGGTTGACGGAGATGAGTGCCGTCAGTGCCAACAGTGCGACGAGGCCATGCTGACTCGCCTCCGCCGTCACTTGAACGATGGCGATGACGCCTCCCATATCTTTGGCCGGCACCACCCCTTCGATCAGTTTTTCGACACTGACGACGATCAGCTTGCTCGCTTCGACCGTCCTCTCCCATGCATACGTCAGTGCATGGAATGGGTCGTAATGAATGGTGACGATATCTCCGCTTGGAGCGATACCGACCATACGCCGTCTGACACTCTCACCGAACATATTCTTCGCCTCGAGAACGCGCGGTACGACCGTCAAAGAGAGAATGGTTCCATTTCGATCCACCAACATTCCGATCGGGCCATCCGACGCCTTGATCGTTTCGCTCAGGTCGTCCCATATTTCGATGGGATGATTGTTGATCTCGACGATTCTATCCCCTTTTTTCAAACCGACCTCGGCTGCGGGAGAGTCGGGCTGTACCATGCCTACCACGGGTTTCAGGGCATTGGCTCCAAGCAGGGCGATGGCATAGTAGAGAACGAAGGCGAGCAGAAAGTTGAAAAAGGGGCCGCCGAGCAGAATGAGGATACGCTGCCACGGCGGCTTGACGTTGTAGCTGTCGGGATCGTAGCTGATCTTTGTCGGATCGGCGTCATCCTGGCCTTTCATCTTGACATAACCGCCGAGCGGAATCGCACTCAACGCATATTCGGTACCGTTGACGACTTTGGAAAAGACCACCTTACCGAATCCGATGGAGAAGCGCTCCACATGGACCCCGAAAAAGCGAGCTGCCAGAAAGTGGCCCAGTTCGTGAAAAAAGATCAGAAAAGAAAGGACCAGAAGGGAAACGAGCATACCCATTATCTGTTCCTTGCATAGTCGCGGATATATTCGTACCCACTGTAGAGAGTAATCGCCACAGCGAGCCAGAGCAACGCCGTACCGCCTGGCCAGTCCATCGTCAAAAAGCCGATGGCGAACATCTGCGAAACCGTTTTGACCTTGCCCATCCAAGATGCCGCGACATCCCGGCCTTCACTGACGATCATCACCCGCAGGCCCGTGATGAAAAATTCACGGCTGAGAATGAGAAAGATCGCGAAAACATCGGCGCGTTCCAGCACGACAAGTCCAAGAAAGGCAGCGAGCGTAAGCATCTTGTCCGCCAACGGGTCGATGATCTTCCCGAGTGTCGTAATCTGATCGCACATGCGGGCGATATAGCCATCGAAAAAGTCGGTGACACTCGCCAGAACGAAGACCAGTGCCGCAAAATAGTCGAGCCAGCTGGTATGGATTCCCTGCAGCGGTGCCGTGTCACGATAGGCGAGCAGCCAAAGAAGCAGCGGTGCCATCAGAAGGCGTGAAAAAGCGAGGATGTTCGGAAGGTTGAGGGTCATTGAAAGCTTGTGCCTCCGTCGATGACGATGGTCTGTCCAGTCAGCCACGAACATTCGTCGGTACACAGAAACCAGCACATACCGGCGAGATCTTCCGCTTCTCCCATGCGATTCAGTGGAGAACGTGCGACGACTTCGGCCTTCACCTCTTCGTAGTTGGGGAATTTTTTCAGTGCGTCGGTATCGATCGGGCCGCCACTGACGGCGTTGACCCGGATACCCTTTTCACCGAGTTCGGCCGCGGCATATTTGACCATCGTCTCGACCGCCGCTTTGTTGCTGCCATGGCCCGCATAGTTGGGTGTGTAAACGAGGTTGCCCGTGGAGCTGAGAGAAATGATACTTCCGCCACCCACTTTTTCCATACGTTTTGCCGCCTCCTGCGCACCGACGACGAACGCCGTAACGGTTGCGGTATAGATGTTGCACAGCCCTTTGGGTTTCAGGCGCATAAAGGGTCCGAAGCCTCCGACGACGGAACGGCCGGAGATGATGGCGTTGGAGATGAAGAAATCGATCCGCGAAAAATCTTCGTCGATCTGTTTGAAAAGATCTTTGTAGGTTTCCGGTTCGAGGATATTGAGCTGATAGGGAATGGCACGAACGCCAAACTTCTCTTTGACATCCTGTGCGATCTTTTCGGCCTCTTCGGCATTGGAATTGTAGGTAAAGGCGATGTCCGCCCCCGCCTTGGCGAAACGGTAGAGAATCGCTTTACCGATGCCACGTGTCGCACCGCTGATAACGAGGGTTTTTCCCTTCATACTTTCACATTGACTCATAATGGCTATACTCCTGGAATTTCATATTGTTTGATGACCATTTCGATCTGGCGCATATGTTCGGCGGTCGGCGGGGTCAAAGGCAGACGGTACTCGAGGGTATCGATGAGTCCCGCGATATACATCGCCGCTTTGATCGGGATCGGGTTGCTCTCGACGAAAAGAACCTTGTTGATGTCGTAGAGATGGTCGCTTATCGCTTTGGCAGAGGCGAAATCGTTCTCCTGTGCCGAGTGGATCAAGTCGGCAATCATATTGGGCAGCAAATTCGAAGTGACAGAGATGCATCCGTTGCCGCCGGTCGCCATGATCGGATAATTGATCGCATCGTCACCGCTGATGACGGCGAGAAGCGGACGTTTCGCTTTGAGGTGCAGCGTACGCTCCATCGAACCGGTCGCCTCTTTGATAGCGTAGATGTTCGCCACTTCGTCGAAGAGGCGGAAGACGGTATCGGGTGCGATATCGAGCGCCGTTCTTCCCGGGACATTGTAGAGCATCACCGGAATCTCCACACTCTCTGCAATCGCCTTGTAGTGCTGAAAAATTCCTTCCTGTGTCGGCTTGTTGTAGTAAGGGCAGACCGACAGGATCGCGTCGGCACCCGCTTTTTGCGCGAACTTGGCCAGGTCGATCGCTTCGAGCGTGCTGTTGCTTCCCGCACCGGCGACCACTTTGACGTTGGTACCCTTGCAGACATCGACGGCCGTTTCGATACACGCTTTGTGCTCGTCATGGCTGAGTGTAGCGCTCTCACCGGTCGTACCCACGGGAACGACGGCATCGATGCCGTTTCCGATCTGACGTTCGATCAACTTCGCGAACTGTTCATGATCCACCTGGCCGTTTTTAAAAGGGGTTACAAGCGCCGTCATCGCGCCGATAATTATTTCACTCATTTCGTCTCACCTTTCCGTAGAATGACTGTCACAGATTTCTCCTTGTCGAGGTAGCGTTCAGCGACCTTTTCGATCATCGCGGGCTCGAGCTTTTCGATATTCTCTTCATAGTGCAGCAACGGTTCGATATCGCCGCGTGCGAGATAGCTTCCAAACAGGTCGGCGACGTTGCTGGAGTTTTCCATACTGAAAATGAAGTCCGCCCGCGTGTTGACTTTCACTTTTTTCAGTTCCTCCTCGCTGACACCCTCTTTCTTGATGCGTTCGATCTGCTTCCAGATCTCCTTTTCGACATCTTCGGCTTTGACACCGGGATTGCAGACGGCGAGGAAAAGGAAGATGCCCGGGTCTTTGAGCTCCATGTTGTAGGCGTAGAGTTGGTTGACCATCTTCTTTTTGTCGACGAGCTCTTCGATCAGGCGGCTGCTCTTTCCGTGGCTGAGCAGTTCGCTGAGTGCGGAGAGTGCCGGCTGATCCTCATGCTGAAAGTTGGGGATCGGAAAAGCGATCGCGACGATTTCGACTTCACTCTCTTTGTAGAGGACAACACGTTTTGGCCCGTCGGGGTCCGGCTCGACCTGATGCACTTTCGGAATATCGCAGCAGTTTTCGATGTTTCCGAATCGTTTTTTGGCGGCTTCGAAAACCGCTTCGGGCTCCACGTCACCGGCAACGACAATGATGGAATTCTGCGGCTGGTAGAAGGTCTTGTGAAACTCGCGGATATCCTCGATCGACCAGTTGAGGATATCGTTCATGAACCCGATTGGCGTCCAGTGGTAGGGATGGTAGATGTAGGCGTTGTTGAAAAGCCGGAAATAGAGGTAACCGACAGGATTGTTGTCGGTACGCCAACGGCGCTCTTCGGCGACCACTTTGCGTTCGGGCTGGAACTCTTCGTCTTTGAGGCTCAGGTTCGCCATCATATCGGCGAATAGAGAAAGCGATTTGTCCAGATTTTTACTCGAGCTTTTGATGAAGTAGTGGGTGTAGTCGAACCCCGTCGAAGCGTTGTCGATGCCGCCGAAACGCTTGACGATCTTGTCGAACTCGCCCGCTTTCATATTTTCGGTCGACTTGAAATTCATGTGCTCGAGCATATGGGCGATACCGCTCTTGCCCATCGTCTCGTTGCGGCTTCCGACTCTGTAGAAAATGTCGGTCGTAATGACACCGCTTTCGTTTTTCAGCGGAATGACGACCACTTCAAGGCCATTTTTCAAAGTTTTGGTGTAATAGTTGGGCAGACTGCTTGCCATCAGGGCTCCTGTTGTTAATGTGAGAAGTAGAAAGTGAAAAGCGAGACGTTTCATTATCTTCATTTTCTGTCG
Coding sequences:
- a CDS encoding M16 family metallopeptidase, which produces MASSLPNYYTKTLKNGLEVVVIPLKNESGVITTDIFYRVGSRNETMGKSGIAHMLEHMNFKSTENMKAGEFDKIVKRFGGIDNASTGFDYTHYFIKSSSKNLDKSLSLFADMMANLSLKDEEFQPERKVVAEERRWRTDNNPVGYLYFRLFNNAYIYHPYHWTPIGFMNDILNWSIEDIREFHKTFYQPQNSIIVVAGDVEPEAVFEAAKKRFGNIENCCDIPKVHQVEPDPDGPKRVVLYKESEVEIVAIAFPIPNFQHEDQPALSALSELLSHGKSSRLIEELVDKKKMVNQLYAYNMELKDPGIFLFLAVCNPGVKAEDVEKEIWKQIERIKKEGVSEEELKKVKVNTRADFIFSMENSSNVADLFGSYLARGDIEPLLHYEENIEKLEPAMIEKVAERYLDKEKSVTVILRKGETK
- the dapA gene encoding 4-hydroxy-tetrahydrodipicolinate synthase, coding for MSEIIIGAMTALVTPFKNGQVDHEQFAKLIERQIGNGIDAVVPVGTTGESATLSHDEHKACIETAVDVCKGTNVKVVAGAGSNSTLEAIDLAKFAQKAGADAILSVCPYYNKPTQEGIFQHYKAIAESVEIPVMLYNVPGRTALDIAPDTVFRLFDEVANIYAIKEATGSMERTLHLKAKRPLLAVISGDDAINYPIMATGGNGCISVTSNLLPNMIADLIHSAQENDFASAKAISDHLYDINKVLFVESNPIPIKAAMYIAGLIDTLEYRLPLTPPTAEHMRQIEMVIKQYEIPGV
- a CDS encoding enoyl-ACP reductase translates to MSQCESMKGKTLVISGATRGIGKAILYRFAKAGADIAFTYNSNAEEAEKIAQDVKEKFGVRAIPYQLNILEPETYKDLFKQIDEDFSRIDFFISNAIISGRSVVGGFGPFMRLKPKGLCNIYTATVTAFVVGAQEAAKRMEKVGGGSIISLSSTGNLVYTPNYAGHGSNKAAVETMVKYAAAELGEKGIRVNAVSGGPIDTDALKKFPNYEEVKAEVVARSPLNRMGEAEDLAGMCWFLCTDECSWLTGQTIVIDGGTSFQ
- the rseP gene encoding RIP metalloprotease RseP, with product MGMLVSLLVLSFLIFFHELGHFLAARFFGVHVERFSIGFGKVVFSKVVNGTEYALSAIPLGGYVKMKGQDDADPTKISYDPDSYNVKPPWQRILILLGGPFFNFLLAFVLYYAIALLGANALKPVVGMVQPDSPAAEVGLKKGDRIVEINNHPIEIWDDLSETIKASDGPIGMLVDRNGTILSLTVVPRVLEAKNMFGESVRRRMVGIAPSGDIVTIHYDPFHALTYAWERTVEASKLIVVSVEKLIEGVVPAKDMGGVIAIVQVTAEASQHGLVALLALTALISVNLGVLNLLPIPALDGGHIIFTLYEMIFRRPLNEEVVYRLTLGGWALLLTLMAFTIYNDITRITNG
- a CDS encoding phosphoribosyltransferase, with the translated sequence MVFRDRQDAGRHLARALLHYKAEHPLVLAIPRGGTEVGFEVAKALNADFDILIARKLPFPDNPESGFGALAEDGSLYLIPAYAKMLDPVLIESIIARQQEEIRRRIVRLRGGRSITPLAGRTVILVDDGIAMGSTMHAAIAFSKHQHAAKIVVAAPVGSPSIKEELEQIVDDVVILSTPPYFRAVADAYENWYDVSDEEVLEIMKRWERERA
- a CDS encoding YggS family pyridoxal phosphate-dependent enzyme; this encodes MDRAQMQERLDRLIWRVEEARIRRSEHHIVKMVAVSKYADEAQIRMLYDLGQRAFGENKVQMLQERVDLLEDLPIEWHFIGRLQKNKINHLIRANPFMMQSLDSLELAAAMQKRLAEQDVTMECLMQINSAKEETKAGVMPEEAEEIYLMIKEKCPNIDLRGVMTIGAHVEDEAMIRKSFETTYAIFDRLKGEGAEICSMGMSHDFELAIECGSNMIRIGSLLFK
- the pgsA gene encoding CDP-diacylglycerol--glycerol-3-phosphate 3-phosphatidyltransferase, with protein sequence MTLNLPNILAFSRLLMAPLLLWLLAYRDTAPLQGIHTSWLDYFAALVFVLASVTDFFDGYIARMCDQITTLGKIIDPLADKMLTLAAFLGLVVLERADVFAIFLILSREFFITGLRVMIVSEGRDVAASWMGKVKTVSQMFAIGFLTMDWPGGTALLWLAVAITLYSGYEYIRDYARNR